The following coding sequences are from one Acidobacteriota bacterium window:
- a CDS encoding aldehyde dehydrogenase family protein, producing MGTTDSASHYADELVGRAREAARLFKEYDQARVDRIVRAVYEAAYTARMHLARLACAETGMGLYEHKVVKNAWASLLVYDDIRDAKTVGEIHADPVRGIIQIAQPKGPILATVPITNPTSTAIFKTLICMKTRNPVIFSAHRGARKCVKETVRILAKAAETAGAPAHAIQVMTRGQTDHLDHVMKHPALAMILATGTSSIVDLAQRSGTPTLGVGPGNVPVYVHATADLPLAARSIVHSKTFDNGTVCASEQALVVERDVAERLQPLLEQRGAYLCTRDQAVALGSVCFDMDNMRMRSEAVGQPAATLAERAGFAVPKGTRLLIAEPDGVGPEHPLSHEILMPVLSYYRCDSYEEALAVCRAVNHRGGIGHTVGVYANDQSVIDDFAKMDAARILVNTPSTQGAIGGIFNSLRPSLSLGCGAGAGNMTTDNISVDHLLNIHRVAKLRPNSRWLGAWATTLEEKVGPDEILALYNRNY from the coding sequence ATGGGCACAACTGATTCGGCCTCCCACTACGCCGATGAACTGGTCGGCCGGGCGCGCGAAGCGGCGCGGCTGTTCAAGGAGTACGATCAGGCTCGAGTTGATCGCATCGTCCGGGCAGTCTACGAAGCGGCCTACACCGCCCGCATGCACCTGGCGCGGCTGGCGTGCGCCGAGACGGGCATGGGTCTCTACGAGCACAAGGTCGTCAAGAACGCATGGGCGAGCCTGCTTGTGTACGACGACATCCGCGACGCGAAGACCGTCGGCGAGATCCACGCCGATCCGGTGCGGGGCATCATCCAGATTGCGCAGCCGAAGGGGCCGATTCTCGCGACCGTCCCGATCACCAATCCCACATCAACGGCGATCTTCAAGACGCTCATCTGCATGAAGACGCGAAACCCCGTCATCTTCAGTGCTCACCGGGGCGCGAGGAAGTGCGTGAAGGAGACCGTTCGCATTCTGGCCAAGGCTGCCGAAACGGCTGGAGCCCCGGCGCATGCGATCCAGGTGATGACGCGCGGTCAGACAGATCATCTCGATCACGTGATGAAGCATCCCGCGCTGGCGATGATTCTGGCGACGGGCACCAGTTCAATCGTGGACCTGGCGCAGCGTTCGGGGACACCGACGCTTGGCGTTGGCCCTGGCAATGTTCCGGTCTATGTGCACGCCACCGCGGATCTCCCGCTGGCGGCGCGATCGATCGTGCACTCGAAGACGTTCGACAACGGCACGGTCTGCGCAAGCGAGCAGGCGCTGGTGGTCGAACGCGACGTGGCGGAGCGGCTGCAGCCGCTGCTCGAGCAACGCGGCGCCTATCTCTGCACGCGCGATCAGGCAGTCGCGCTCGGATCGGTGTGTTTCGACATGGACAACATGCGGATGCGGTCCGAAGCGGTTGGGCAGCCTGCGGCGACACTCGCGGAACGAGCCGGATTTGCGGTGCCGAAGGGGACGCGACTGCTGATTGCCGAGCCAGACGGCGTCGGCCCCGAGCATCCGTTGTCCCACGAGATCCTGATGCCGGTGCTCTCGTACTACCGGTGCGATTCGTACGAGGAGGCGCTCGCGGTGTGCCGGGCCGTGAACCACCGGGGCGGGATCGGCCACACGGTTGGCGTCTACGCGAATGACCAGTCCGTGATCGACGACTTCGCCAAGATGGACGCGGCCCGGATTCTCGTCAACACGCCGTCTACGCAAGGCGCAATCGGTGGCATCTTCAACAGCCTTCGACCGTCACTGTCGCTTGGATGTGGAGCCGGTGCCGGCAACATGACCACCGACAATATCTCGGTGGATCACCTGCTGAACATCCATCGCGTGGCGAAACTGCGGCCCAACTCGAGATGGCTCGGGGCGTGGGCGACGACGCTGGAGGAGAAGGTGGGACCGGACGAGATCCTGGCGCTCTACAACCGAAATTACTAG